The nucleotide window AATCGATTTCCAAATCTATGATTATACTTATCCCTTTGGCTATTTTCTGGGTCGCTATTTTGCTGTTTTTGATACGATTTATGTATGCGCCCATCATCATCGTCGATACCGATAAGGGAGCGGTAGAGGCTTTGAAAAGAAGTTGGGAGATTACGCGCGGCAAATTCGGTAAACTGGTAGCGTTGGGTATTGTATTCCTTCTGATTAATATAGTAGGCTTTATCGCGCTTATCGTGGGTATTTTCGTTACCATGGCGGTAACATCTGTCGGTTTTGCCGTATCGTATCGCATGCTTGCTTACGAATATGATTTAAAAAATAAAGAGGAGAAAATTGAGGGGAAAACGGATACCGTTCTCCCTGCGGAATAAAATTAACAGGAATATATCGGAAAGCAGATGCGTAGTATAGTGCGTTTTTTTAAAAAACCGTTTTTTTCTGATTATCGTACCACATCGGTATTATGGCTTGTGTTAGCCATTACCGGTGTGGTATTGAAATTTTTGAAGGGCCCCGGGTCTTATAATAACTATCTTATTTTTAAGAATGTATATTGGCATGCGGTCGACGGTGTTTCTTTGTATGGACATTATCCCGAGTTGTATTTCGATAAAAATCATTATGGGCCGTTCTTTTCTCTGATTATAGCTCCGTTTGCCGTATTACCCGACTTTTGGGGTGTTTTATTGTGGGTGACCGGGAATGTGATGCTGTTGTATTGGGCCGTAAAACAGTTGCCTCTCGAACGCTGGCAGCATGCGCTTATTTATTGGTTGACGGTAAATGAAGTTTTCGCATCTGTCGTAAACCAACAGTTGAATCTCGGTATTGCCGCCATCCTGATTTTGTCTTATACCTTGATTCGGGATAAGCGTGATTTCTGGGCGGCATTCCTTATTATGGCGGGTACTTTTGTAAAATTGTACGGAATTGTGGGTTTGGCTTTCTTTTTCTTTTCCAAGCAGAAAAAACATTTTATTTTATATTGTATATTCTGGGCGGTTGTCATGTTGGTATTGCCGATGCTCTTTTTCGGTACCGATTATATCCTTCAGCAATATGCCGGATGGTATGAGTCGTTACAGATAAAAAACGGAGAAAACATGTTTTCTCCCATGCAAAATATATCCTTTCTGGGAATGGTACGAAAGATATCGGGTAACGCGGCATATAGCGACCTTTGGCTTATTGTCCCCGGATTAGTATTATTTTTCTTACCCTACTTGCGTATCAGCAGATACGGAGATAAACGCTTTCAGATGTTACTGCTTTCATCGGTATTATTGTTTACCGTATTATTTAGTACCGGAAGCGAATCGAGTACTTATATTATTCCTTTTACCGGAGTGATTATTTGGTTTCTGGTTACTCCCGAAAGACATGGGTGGAAATATAGCAATCTGGCTTTACTGTTGTTTGCATTGATATTTACAGGATTTTCTTCCTCTGATCTTTTCCCCCGGTTTATTCGTATGGAGTACATCCGCCC belongs to Coprobacter tertius and includes:
- a CDS encoding glycosyltransferase family 87 protein; the encoded protein is MRSIVRFFKKPFFSDYRTTSVLWLVLAITGVVLKFLKGPGSYNNYLIFKNVYWHAVDGVSLYGHYPELYFDKNHYGPFFSLIIAPFAVLPDFWGVLLWVTGNVMLLYWAVKQLPLERWQHALIYWLTVNEVFASVVNQQLNLGIAAILILSYTLIRDKRDFWAAFLIMAGTFVKLYGIVGLAFFFFSKQKKHFILYCIFWAVVMLVLPMLFFGTDYILQQYAGWYESLQIKNGENMFSPMQNISFLGMVRKISGNAAYSDLWLIVPGLVLFFLPYLRISRYGDKRFQMLLLSSVLLFTVLFSTGSESSTYIIPFTGVIIWFLVTPERHGWKYSNLALLLFALIFTGFSSSDLFPRFIRMEYIRPYALKALPCMIVWLFVIYDMCKGKFVSNYRNK
- a CDS encoding glycerophosphoryl diester phosphodiesterase membrane domain-containing protein; translated protein: MIILIPLAIFWVAILLFLIRFMYAPIIIVDTDKGAVEALKRSWEITRGKFGKLVALGIVFLLINIVGFIALIVGIFVTMAVTSVGFAVSYRMLAYEYDLKNKEEKIEGKTDTVLPAE